A region of the Chlamydia buteonis genome:
TGATTGGTTCAGGAACAGGAATTGCTCCTTATAAAGCGTTCGTACAACAGCGTATCTACAATAACGATTCTGGTATGAACATGCTCTTTTTTGGAGAACGTTTCGAAAAAGCAAATTTCTATTACCAAGATTTCTGGAAAAAAGCCGTCGAAAATAAGTTATTAAAACTATTTTTAGCGTTTTCTCGTGATGGCGATCATAAACTTTATGTGCAAGATTTACTCAAACAACAAGCAGACCTTGTTCTAGAAGCTTATAAAGAGGGTGCCTATTTCTTTGTATGTGGAAGTAAGCTATTAGGAATCGAGGTAAAAAAGACGCTAGAAGACATTCTAGGAAAGAATAAGCTCTCCCAATTGAAGGAAGAGCGCCGTTATGTTGCTGATGTGTATTAACCGCAATATTCCATAACTGTAAGTACACAAAAACATTGAACACCATCACCACAACCAAAATCACTTAATCCCTCTCCTGAAGTCGCAGTAATGCCTACAGATCCTAAGGGGATGTTCAAAGCTGAAGCAATACTTTGTCGCATAGCAGAGAGTTTTGGGAGGAATTTCGGGCGATTCCCTTCAATAGTAATGGCCACGTGAGAAATCATTTGGTTCGATTTTAAAGACTTTATAGCTTCAGATAAATATACGCTACTGTCTGTAATGCCACGAGTGTGGAAAAGCTCGTCAGCAACTTCTCCTAGTATGATTCTATGAGTGACAGAAGAAATAGCATTGCAAATAGCATGGAAAATAATGTCCCCGTCGGAATTTGCTTGGAAACCAGGACTATTTTCAAAGATAACTCCAGCTAAAATGCAGGGTTTTGCAGAACTTTCAGAGAGGAAACGATGGCTATCTTGCCCGATTCCTACACGGTAAATCCACTGCGGTTTAGGCAAGGAAAAGTCATTTTCTGCGTTCATACTTGTTGTACCGTTTTTAATTTCTTTTATTGAGAAACAACCACCTTGAATTTAATGCATTTACGCATACCTAATTTTCAAGATTTTAACACAGTTGAAAATCTCTTTGAGCACTATACAAAATAACTAGAATTCACGCACCTATACATATATAAAAATTATTCTATTAAACAACATTAACTGGGAATAAAAACATTATTTC
Encoded here:
- the ispF gene encoding 2-C-methyl-D-erythritol 2,4-cyclodiphosphate synthase, with the translated sequence MNAENDFSLPKPQWIYRVGIGQDSHRFLSESSAKPCILAGVIFENSPGFQANSDGDIIFHAICNAISSVTHRIILGEVADELFHTRGITDSSVYLSEAIKSLKSNQMISHVAITIEGNRPKFLPKLSAMRQSIASALNIPLGSVGITATSGEGLSDFGCGDGVQCFCVLTVMEYCG